The following are encoded together in the Mycolicibacterium arabiense genome:
- a CDS encoding MFS transporter, producing MGTYRNLLRVPGVLNVTAAQLFARLPLGILSLAILLHVQGLTGSYALAGAVVASVGVGEAIAMPVTARLAGRLGVARTLATASVVNATGTLALAFVGSSAGLLVGLGLLTGASMPPLMPVVRALYPRMVPGDEVRTLFALDTTAQELIWVVGPVAATVLASAIATTFPLLLCAAVVLLGTAWFLLGSRRLHPARAVNDTRFGRILFHRAVLLAGVASLALVASFTALEVGIIAALGSNGLVAGAAIASASVGSLIGGLLLGHRQLGLSGVVAALAAVGLGVALYGVLDNLVLQFVALLVSGVGFAPAMSVLHLMVSREIGQNVATEAFGWLSSAAIVGGSIGTALAGVATDAHGARGAVMVSVGLAAVAAISPLLARAFGPLPGLARVPETTA from the coding sequence ATGGGCACCTACCGGAACCTGCTGCGGGTGCCGGGTGTCCTGAACGTGACGGCCGCGCAGTTGTTCGCACGTCTTCCGCTGGGCATCCTGTCGCTGGCGATCCTGTTGCACGTTCAGGGTCTGACGGGGTCCTACGCGCTGGCCGGTGCCGTGGTGGCGAGTGTCGGCGTGGGGGAGGCCATCGCCATGCCGGTCACGGCGCGTCTTGCCGGGCGTCTCGGCGTGGCGCGTACCTTGGCGACTGCCAGCGTCGTGAATGCTACGGGCACACTCGCTTTGGCGTTCGTCGGGTCATCCGCCGGACTGCTGGTGGGGCTGGGATTGCTCACGGGTGCCTCGATGCCACCGCTGATGCCGGTCGTGCGAGCCCTGTACCCGAGGATGGTTCCCGGTGACGAGGTGCGGACGCTGTTCGCCCTCGACACCACGGCGCAGGAACTGATCTGGGTCGTCGGCCCCGTCGCGGCCACGGTCCTCGCCTCGGCCATCGCCACTACGTTCCCGTTGCTGCTCTGCGCCGCGGTAGTGCTGCTGGGCACGGCGTGGTTCCTCCTCGGCTCCCGTCGGCTTCATCCCGCCAGGGCGGTGAACGACACCAGGTTCGGCCGAATCCTGTTTCACCGGGCAGTCCTGCTGGCCGGCGTCGCCAGCCTCGCCCTGGTCGCGTCGTTCACCGCACTGGAGGTCGGCATCATCGCCGCGCTGGGCAGCAATGGCCTCGTCGCGGGCGCGGCGATCGCCTCGGCCAGCGTCGGTTCGCTGATCGGGGGACTTCTGCTCGGACACCGTCAGCTCGGACTCAGCGGCGTCGTCGCAGCGCTGGCAGCGGTTGGCCTGGGTGTCGCTCTCTACGGGGTCCTCGACAACCTCGTGCTGCAGTTCGTCGCACTGCTCGTGTCCGGCGTGGGTTTCGCGCCCGCCATGTCGGTCCTGCACCTGATGGTGTCCCGAGAGATCGGTCAAAACGTGGCCACGGAGGCGTTCGGCTGGTTGAGCAGCGCCGCAATCGTGGGCGGCTCCATCGGCACCGCCCTGGCCGGCGTCGCGACCGACGCCCATGGTGCACGCGGTGCCGTGATGGTGTCGGTCGGGTTGGCGGCGGTCGCCGCGATCAG